One Cedecea neteri DNA segment encodes these proteins:
- a CDS encoding AbrB family transcriptional regulator, with protein MKKQDPATPKGYRLLSPQRMQWSTLIAATALFGGLLTWLNIPAALLLGPMAAGIVVSLNGAKIQPNGTLFLIAQGVIGCMIASKMPRSLADTFGSHWLLFIVCVFSVIFICMLLGWIMTRMRILPGTTALWGLSPGAATAMTLMAEANGADTQLVAAMQYLRVIMVASVASVLMKVSGEHVPATSATIDLFAHGSYVAMAETFGLIAFGCIAAKLLRLPAGALLITLVVGVVLSQNNWIEIALPQWVLVLAYTIVGWRIGLKFTRPLLKHAAQVLPRIAVSIVILIALCGVMAAFLVVVADIDPLTAYLAMSPGGADSVAIIAASSKHIDIAFVMSMQMTRFIILVAFGPIIGNIMKRQATR; from the coding sequence ATGAAGAAACAAGATCCTGCCACACCTAAAGGTTATCGCCTGCTGTCACCCCAGCGCATGCAGTGGAGCACGCTGATTGCTGCCACCGCGCTTTTCGGGGGGCTACTCACCTGGCTGAATATTCCGGCCGCCCTGCTGCTGGGGCCGATGGCCGCCGGGATCGTTGTCTCCCTCAACGGTGCAAAAATCCAGCCAAACGGTACGCTGTTTCTCATCGCCCAGGGCGTCATCGGCTGTATGATTGCCAGCAAAATGCCCCGCAGCCTCGCCGACACCTTCGGCTCTCACTGGCTGCTGTTTATTGTCTGCGTCTTTTCGGTGATTTTTATCTGTATGCTGCTCGGCTGGATAATGACCCGTATGCGCATCCTGCCTGGTACCACCGCGCTATGGGGATTAAGCCCCGGTGCCGCCACCGCCATGACGCTGATGGCCGAAGCCAACGGCGCAGATACGCAGCTTGTCGCCGCCATGCAATATCTGCGGGTGATTATGGTGGCTAGCGTCGCTTCCGTGCTGATGAAAGTCTCAGGTGAGCACGTCCCTGCCACATCGGCAACGATCGATCTTTTTGCACACGGCTCTTACGTTGCGATGGCTGAAACTTTCGGGCTTATTGCCTTCGGCTGCATTGCGGCCAAACTGCTGCGTCTGCCTGCCGGCGCACTGTTGATCACCCTGGTAGTGGGCGTGGTGCTCTCGCAGAATAACTGGATAGAGATCGCGCTGCCGCAGTGGGTGCTGGTGCTGGCCTACACCATTGTCGGCTGGCGCATTGGGCTAAAATTCACACGCCCGCTGTTAAAACATGCCGCCCAGGTGCTGCCGCGTATTGCGGTCAGCATTGTGATTTTGATTGCTCTTTGCGGGGTGATGGCGGCATTTTTGGTGGTCGTGGCCGATATCGATCCGCTCACTGCTTATTTAGCCATGAGCCCCGGTGGCGCGGATTCCGTGGCGATTATCGCCGCCTCCAGCAAGCATATCGACATCGCCTTTGTGATGTCGATGCAGATGACCCGCTTTATTATTCTGGTCGCCTTCGGGCCGATCATCGGCAATATCATGAAGCGGCAGGCTACGAGGTAA
- the pgaB gene encoding poly-beta-1,6-N-acetyl-D-glucosamine N-deacetylase PgaB — MLTNSFRLGLIVFGWLLTFSGLGAQEIHFLPPKERPLPEANRPWPKNHFLVLAYHDVEDRDPDQRYLAVRTSALNEQISWLLQNGYRAVSVQSILDAHRGGEPLPPKAFLLTFDDGYSSFYTRVWPLLKAYNVPALWAPVGSWVDTPTGKNVDFGGLMTARDKFATWDMVRELSQSPLVEIGSHTWASHYGIQANPQGSREPAVANRAWNKVTGQYESDEQFTRRIGDDARQISQKIEQVSGKVPRAWVWPYGAANGTSLSVLKKQGYQMAFTLNDGLADARDLDNIPRVLISGNPTLKAFASMVSRVREADPVRVMHVDLDYVYDPNPVQQAKNIDALVQRVSDMKISHVFLQAFSDPLGDGNIKSLYFPNRWLPVRADLFNFVAWQLRTRGDAKVFAWLPVLSFDLNAALPRVQSWDAASGKTHRATSPYLRLSPWNRQVRHQIVDIYEDLARHAVFDGILFHDDALLTDFEDAGPDAMTAYRQAGFEGSIGDIHQNPAELQRWTRFKSQTLIEFTRTLTDAVRNIRGPQIKTARNIFALPILEPESEAWFAQNIDDFLATYDWTVPMAMPLMESVPLEESNSWLERLIKAVATKPSGMNKTIFELQARDWSHKAQQGIADKQLVEWMQLLQLNGVKHYGYYPDDFINNQPDISHIRPEISSYWYPNND, encoded by the coding sequence ATGCTGACCAACAGTTTTCGCCTCGGCCTGATCGTTTTTGGCTGGTTATTGACTTTTTCTGGCCTGGGCGCGCAGGAGATTCACTTTCTGCCGCCGAAAGAACGGCCTCTGCCTGAAGCCAACCGACCCTGGCCAAAGAATCATTTTCTGGTGCTGGCTTACCATGATGTTGAAGACCGCGATCCCGATCAGCGCTATCTGGCTGTGCGCACCAGCGCCCTTAACGAGCAAATAAGCTGGCTGCTGCAAAACGGCTACCGCGCGGTCAGCGTGCAGTCGATTCTGGACGCCCATCGGGGTGGAGAGCCGCTGCCGCCAAAGGCATTTTTGCTCACCTTTGATGACGGCTACAGCAGCTTTTACACCCGCGTATGGCCGCTGCTGAAGGCTTACAATGTTCCCGCGCTCTGGGCTCCTGTCGGCAGTTGGGTCGATACCCCAACAGGGAAGAACGTTGATTTTGGCGGGCTAATGACCGCCCGCGATAAGTTTGCCACCTGGGATATGGTGCGTGAACTTAGCCAGTCCCCGCTGGTTGAGATCGGCTCTCATACCTGGGCGTCACATTACGGCATTCAGGCGAACCCCCAGGGCAGCCGTGAGCCTGCGGTGGCCAATCGGGCATGGAATAAAGTCACCGGTCAGTATGAAAGTGACGAACAGTTCACCCGACGTATTGGCGACGATGCGCGCCAAATCAGCCAAAAAATTGAGCAGGTGAGCGGGAAGGTGCCTCGTGCCTGGGTCTGGCCTTATGGCGCGGCTAACGGCACCTCACTCAGCGTGCTCAAAAAGCAGGGTTACCAGATGGCGTTCACGCTCAATGATGGCCTCGCTGACGCCCGCGATCTGGACAATATTCCGCGCGTGCTGATTTCCGGCAATCCAACGCTCAAAGCGTTCGCCAGCATGGTGAGCCGCGTCCGGGAGGCGGATCCGGTGCGCGTTATGCATGTGGATCTCGACTATGTCTACGACCCGAATCCGGTGCAGCAGGCGAAGAATATCGATGCGCTGGTGCAGCGGGTGTCTGACATGAAAATTAGCCATGTCTTTTTGCAGGCGTTCTCAGACCCGCTAGGCGACGGCAACATCAAGTCGCTCTATTTTCCCAACCGCTGGCTGCCCGTACGTGCCGACCTGTTTAACTTCGTTGCCTGGCAGCTACGTACCAGGGGTGATGCCAAAGTGTTCGCCTGGTTGCCGGTGCTCTCGTTTGATCTGAATGCCGCGCTGCCCAGGGTGCAAAGCTGGGACGCCGCCAGCGGGAAAACGCATCGGGCCACCAGTCCTTATTTACGGCTTTCCCCATGGAACCGGCAAGTTCGACATCAGATTGTCGACATCTATGAAGATCTCGCCCGGCATGCGGTGTTTGACGGCATTCTTTTCCACGACGACGCGCTGTTGACGGATTTTGAAGATGCCGGGCCGGACGCCATGACCGCTTACCGGCAGGCGGGGTTTGAGGGCAGCATCGGCGATATTCATCAAAACCCGGCTGAACTGCAGCGCTGGACACGCTTTAAAAGCCAGACGTTGATCGAATTCACGCGCACGCTGACCGATGCGGTGCGGAATATTCGTGGCCCGCAGATAAAAACTGCCCGAAATATCTTTGCGCTACCGATTCTGGAGCCGGAGAGCGAGGCGTGGTTCGCGCAAAACATTGACGATTTCCTGGCGACCTATGACTGGACGGTGCCGATGGCGATGCCGCTGATGGAGTCAGTGCCGCTGGAAGAGAGCAACAGCTGGCTGGAACGACTGATCAAAGCCGTGGCGACGAAGCCTTCAGGAATGAATAAAACCATTTTTGAGCTTCAGGCGCGTGACTGGAGCCACAAGGCGCAGCAAGGCATCGCCGATAAACAGCTGGTGGAATGGATGCAGCTGCTGCAGCTGAACGGTGTGAAGCATTACGGCTACTATCCCGACGATTTCATCAATAACCAGCCTGATATTTCACATATCAGACCTGAAATTTCCTCTTACTGGTACCCAAACAATGACTGA
- the pgaC gene encoding poly-beta-1,6-N-acetyl-D-glucosamine synthase — protein MTDRLLSLLILGLVFGLPLGMAAVFTGKILLDFVFFWPLFMSVLWMTGGLYFWFRLERHWPWGKDVPPPQLEGNPLVSILIPCFNEGKNARETIEAALAQRYTNIEVIAINDGSRDNTAEILNKLAQEYPKLRVIHLAANQGKAVALKAGAAAARGDLLVCIDGDALLERDTAAYLVMPLIRHPNVGAVTGNPRIRTRSNLIGRIQVGEFSSIIGLIKRTQRIYGRVFTVSGVIAAFRRQALADVGYWSPDMITEDIDISWKLQLHHWTLYFEPRALCWILMPETLKGLWKQRLRWAQGGAEVFLVNLRRLFRWEHRRMWPLFMEYVLSTVWAFAYAITILLFIASHLTTLPANLVVETLFPPEFTGLLLGVMCLMQFLVSLFIERRYEKRIAGSLFWIVWFPLMYWMIGLFTTLVSFPKVMLKRRRARARWVSPDRGKGRI, from the coding sequence ATGACTGATCGTCTTCTTTCCTTGCTGATTCTGGGCCTGGTCTTTGGGCTACCGCTTGGCATGGCGGCGGTGTTTACCGGGAAAATCCTGCTGGACTTTGTGTTCTTCTGGCCGCTGTTCATGTCGGTGCTGTGGATGACCGGCGGGCTCTATTTCTGGTTCCGGCTGGAGCGCCACTGGCCGTGGGGCAAAGATGTGCCACCGCCGCAGCTGGAAGGCAATCCGCTGGTCTCTATCCTTATCCCGTGTTTTAACGAAGGCAAAAATGCCCGCGAAACGATAGAGGCCGCGCTGGCCCAGCGCTATACCAACATTGAGGTGATCGCCATCAATGATGGTTCGCGCGATAACACCGCTGAGATCCTGAACAAACTTGCGCAGGAATACCCGAAGCTGAGGGTGATTCATCTGGCCGCTAATCAGGGCAAAGCTGTGGCCCTCAAAGCCGGTGCTGCCGCTGCGCGCGGAGATCTGCTGGTGTGCATCGATGGCGATGCCTTACTGGAGCGGGACACGGCGGCTTATCTTGTGATGCCGCTGATTCGCCACCCTAACGTGGGTGCTGTGACCGGGAACCCGCGGATCCGCACCCGCTCGAACCTGATTGGCCGGATCCAGGTCGGCGAGTTTTCTTCGATAATCGGGCTGATTAAACGTACCCAGCGTATTTATGGCCGTGTCTTTACCGTTTCCGGCGTGATCGCCGCTTTTCGCAGACAGGCGCTGGCGGATGTCGGCTACTGGAGCCCGGACATGATCACCGAAGATATTGATATCAGTTGGAAACTGCAGCTGCATCACTGGACGCTCTATTTTGAGCCGCGCGCGCTGTGTTGGATCCTGATGCCGGAAACCCTTAAAGGGCTCTGGAAGCAGCGTCTGCGCTGGGCGCAGGGAGGGGCGGAAGTGTTCCTGGTCAACCTGCGTCGCCTGTTCCGCTGGGAACACCGCCGGATGTGGCCGCTGTTTATGGAGTACGTACTCTCGACGGTCTGGGCCTTTGCCTATGCGATCACCATCCTGCTGTTTATTGCCAGCCACCTGACCACGCTGCCGGCAAACCTGGTGGTTGAAACGCTCTTTCCGCCGGAGTTTACCGGGCTGCTGCTGGGCGTGATGTGCCTGATGCAGTTCCTGGTCAGCCTGTTCATCGAGCGGCGCTATGAAAAGCGAATAGCCGGATCGCTGTTCTGGATTGTCTGGTTCCCGCTGATGTACTGGATGATCGGCCTGTTTACCACCCTGGTGTCGTTCCCGAAAGTGATGCTTAAACGCCGCCGCGCTCGCGCGCGCTGGGTAAGTCCTGACCGTGGAAAAGGAAGAATATGA
- a CDS encoding LysR family transcriptional regulator has protein sequence MINSDDLAFFRTISTHSTLAAAARAMNVTPPSVTQRLRGLEQKLGVDLILRPSRQVSLTDEGSLLLSRAEKILTELAGLQTALDDRRQQVRGKLRVLAPLGFGNDYIAPLLGEYAAQHESLEVELTLSDDPHWATLHKWDLVVFIGELRDSSMYCIKLAPNQRFICASPEYLNLKGTPLTPEQLVEHDCIALRENSEDVTLWRFSGPQGNCPQRISPKLSSNEGRVVKEWALAGRGIIMRSEWDVLPQINSGELVRLLPDYTLPDADIVALSGAPQAERSPRAQKFIELLKARLAGRPWGK, from the coding sequence ATGATAAACAGCGACGATCTGGCTTTCTTCCGCACTATTTCCACCCACAGCACGCTGGCTGCCGCCGCAAGGGCGATGAACGTCACGCCGCCTTCCGTTACGCAGCGGCTGCGCGGGCTGGAACAAAAGCTTGGCGTCGACCTTATTCTGCGGCCTTCGCGGCAGGTTTCACTGACCGATGAAGGTTCGCTGCTGCTTAGCCGGGCAGAAAAAATACTCACCGAGCTGGCTGGCCTGCAAACTGCGCTGGATGACCGGCGACAGCAGGTCAGAGGGAAGCTGCGTGTGCTGGCCCCGCTGGGGTTTGGCAACGATTATATTGCGCCGTTGCTGGGGGAATACGCCGCGCAGCATGAAAGCCTTGAAGTGGAGTTGACGCTCTCCGACGACCCGCATTGGGCCACGCTACACAAGTGGGATTTGGTTGTCTTCATCGGCGAGTTGCGCGACTCCAGCATGTACTGCATTAAGCTTGCGCCCAACCAACGCTTTATCTGCGCTTCACCGGAATACCTGAACCTAAAAGGCACGCCGCTAACGCCGGAACAGCTGGTGGAGCACGACTGCATCGCGCTGCGGGAAAACAGCGAAGATGTGACGCTGTGGCGTTTTTCTGGCCCACAAGGAAACTGCCCGCAGCGGATCTCGCCTAAATTGTCGAGCAACGAAGGACGAGTGGTAAAAGAGTGGGCGCTGGCGGGCAGGGGGATCATCATGCGCTCCGAATGGGATGTGCTGCCGCAAATTAACAGTGGCGAGCTGGTGAGACTTCTGCCGGACTATACGCTGCCGGATGCCGACATTGTGGCGCTGAGCGGTGCCCCGCAGGCAGAACGAAGCCCCAGGGCGCAAAAGTTTATCGAACTGCTCAAGGCGCGGCTGGCGGGCAGGCCCTGGGGGAAATAG
- a CDS encoding MBL fold metallo-hydrolase — protein sequence MNYSSFPSCQIGDFLVTALSDGSMPASLDLLSGIDIAEAEAIQQSAGLAEPGNIHINAYLIRGQGLTLLVDTGTGGRNNVGGQLRTNLAALGVGPDDVDMVLLSHCHPDHIGGLLDAEGNPVYRRAELHLHPLEAEYWRDDEKQRDANERGKLNFRLARQTLEAYAQNLHFFSQCEITAGILPVWLPGHTPGHTGFRIDADDKSLLIWGDIVHYPHIQSALPGASILFDVDPVQAEQTRKNVLKQAAREKLLIAGMHLDRTGFAILGMVDNGDAISYGLAPIA from the coding sequence ATGAATTATTCATCTTTTCCGTCCTGTCAGATTGGCGATTTTCTGGTTACCGCCTTAAGTGATGGCTCTATGCCCGCTAGCCTGGATTTACTCTCTGGCATCGACATCGCTGAAGCAGAAGCCATCCAGCAGAGCGCAGGCCTGGCTGAGCCCGGTAATATTCACATTAACGCTTACCTGATTCGCGGGCAGGGTCTAACCCTGCTGGTGGATACAGGTACAGGGGGACGGAATAACGTTGGCGGGCAATTGAGAACAAATCTTGCCGCCCTGGGTGTCGGGCCTGATGACGTGGACATGGTTTTGTTGAGTCATTGTCATCCTGACCATATTGGCGGCCTGCTGGATGCTGAAGGAAACCCTGTCTATAGACGAGCGGAACTTCATTTGCACCCTCTGGAAGCAGAATACTGGCGGGATGATGAAAAACAAAGAGACGCCAATGAACGGGGCAAGCTTAACTTCAGGCTGGCACGTCAAACATTAGAGGCCTATGCACAGAACCTGCATTTTTTTAGCCAATGTGAAATCACTGCGGGTATCCTCCCGGTTTGGTTACCGGGTCACACGCCGGGCCACACCGGCTTTCGCATTGATGCGGATGATAAAAGCTTACTCATATGGGGGGACATCGTTCATTATCCCCACATTCAATCTGCGCTGCCTGGCGCCTCTATTCTCTTTGACGTTGATCCGGTGCAAGCTGAACAAACGCGGAAAAACGTGCTGAAACAAGCCGCAAGGGAAAAACTGCTGATTGCAGGCATGCATCTGGACCGGACAGGCTTTGCTATCCTTGGCATGGTTGATAATGGGGATGCTATTTCCTATGGCCTGGCGCCAATCGCATGA
- a CDS encoding LysE family translocator encodes MNIPLLGAYTLAVFMLILTPGPVVALVTGTAARHGSRKAFLTVIGTNSASLVLIAFAAMVLAGIVSLSPLHLSLLGLAGSVFIGWGAIVSLQSRHEGSVARTAISDGGGLLKGFVVGVSNPKDILFFVSFFPQFMAVTQNFSTSIMTLSLVWIVLDFAILALYILTVQRWVPERHGKLLDRISALFLLAVALFGLVYNASALFSLSEA; translated from the coding sequence ATGAATATTCCCCTGCTGGGTGCCTACACGCTCGCTGTCTTTATGTTGATCCTGACCCCCGGCCCGGTTGTTGCCCTGGTGACCGGCACGGCGGCGCGGCACGGCAGCAGGAAAGCGTTTCTGACCGTCATCGGCACCAACAGTGCTTCGCTGGTGCTGATTGCCTTTGCGGCCATGGTGCTGGCGGGCATTGTTTCTCTCTCGCCGCTGCACCTGTCTTTGTTAGGCCTGGCGGGCTCGGTGTTCATTGGTTGGGGGGCTATCGTCAGCCTGCAAAGCAGGCATGAAGGAAGTGTTGCAAGAACGGCAATAAGCGACGGGGGAGGACTCTTAAAAGGCTTTGTGGTTGGCGTCTCTAACCCAAAAGACATTCTGTTTTTTGTCTCTTTTTTCCCTCAGTTTATGGCGGTTACCCAGAATTTTAGCACCAGTATTATGACGCTATCCCTGGTGTGGATTGTGCTTGATTTTGCGATCCTGGCGCTTTATATCCTCACCGTGCAGCGCTGGGTGCCTGAGCGGCACGGTAAATTGCTCGACCGTATCTCAGCGCTGTTTCTGCTTGCCGTGGCGTTGTTTGGCCTGGTTTACAACGCCAGCGCGCTTTTCTCGCTCTCTGAGGCGTAA
- the pgaD gene encoding poly-beta-1,6-N-acetyl-D-glucosamine biosynthesis protein PgaD: MQTNTLILTEDRLGPRLFDGLITAIAWAGFLYFVWKNLLLQLMLLPDQRGEIVAQSLNSVLLYLLIAAINGWLLILWYQYSLRRYSDRYRDEHSPFQLGELARSFNLSTQLVSEMSRYNQLTVYHDQIGQIIELKNNRVESEADFPEEGPV, encoded by the coding sequence ATGCAGACCAACACGCTGATATTGACCGAAGACCGACTAGGGCCGCGCCTGTTCGACGGTCTGATAACCGCCATTGCCTGGGCTGGTTTCCTGTACTTTGTGTGGAAAAACCTGCTGCTTCAGCTGATGTTATTGCCCGACCAGCGCGGGGAAATCGTCGCACAGTCGCTCAATTCCGTGCTGCTGTATTTACTGATTGCGGCCATAAATGGTTGGCTGCTGATCCTCTGGTATCAGTACAGCCTGCGCAGGTACAGCGACCGATACCGCGACGAGCATAGCCCGTTCCAGCTTGGCGAGCTGGCCCGCAGCTTTAACCTGTCGACGCAGCTGGTTTCCGAGATGAGCAGATATAACCAGTTAACGGTTTATCACGACCAGATTGGGCAGATAATCGAGCTTAAAAATAATCGTGTAGAAAGCGAGGCGGATTTTCCGGAGGAGGGGCCTGTGTAG
- a CDS encoding LysR substrate-binding domain-containing protein translates to MTLPPLYALRAFEVAARSGSFSKAAAQLNVTPGAISRHIRTLEAWFECELFHRNGPKVEVTAAGNALAMQLSEGFHRLDQACHAFRSGNRKLRLKSPSTLTMRWLLDVLSAFRQRHAKPEIEMTSVWMDTDSVDFTHEPYDCAILLGDGRFGAGTESRLLFEEWLVPVCSPAQVEQARMDMSRCELIHPSPDRRDWRRWLKRTGKFNELNIARGTVFDTLEQGIRAAISGHGISIGDALLCQAAIQSGQLALPFAEAIASGDGYWLVWPKHSARLAHITLLGDALKEAAPQQLPDTLTLLR, encoded by the coding sequence ATGACGCTCCCCCCACTTTATGCGCTGCGTGCGTTTGAGGTTGCCGCCCGGTCAGGTTCGTTCAGCAAAGCCGCCGCGCAGCTAAACGTCACGCCCGGCGCAATCAGCAGGCATATCCGCACGCTTGAAGCCTGGTTCGAATGCGAGCTGTTTCACCGTAACGGCCCCAAAGTCGAGGTTACTGCCGCCGGTAACGCGCTCGCGATGCAGCTCTCGGAGGGCTTTCATCGGCTGGATCAGGCCTGCCATGCATTTCGCAGCGGCAACCGTAAACTGCGTTTAAAATCACCGTCGACGCTGACCATGCGCTGGCTGCTGGATGTGCTGAGCGCCTTCCGGCAGCGGCACGCTAAGCCGGAAATAGAAATGACCAGCGTGTGGATGGATACCGATAGCGTGGACTTTACCCACGAGCCTTATGACTGCGCGATTCTGTTGGGCGATGGTCGGTTTGGTGCAGGAACGGAGTCCCGCTTGCTGTTCGAGGAGTGGCTGGTGCCAGTGTGCTCGCCAGCCCAGGTTGAACAGGCTCGCATGGACATGTCTCGCTGCGAGCTGATTCATCCCTCTCCGGATCGCCGTGACTGGCGAAGATGGCTAAAGCGCACCGGAAAATTCAACGAACTTAATATTGCGCGTGGCACGGTATTCGACACGCTGGAACAGGGCATTCGGGCGGCCATCAGCGGCCACGGCATTTCAATCGGTGATGCGCTGTTATGCCAGGCGGCAATCCAGAGTGGCCAGCTCGCGCTGCCGTTTGCCGAAGCGATTGCCAGCGGAGATGGCTACTGGCTTGTCTGGCCGAAGCACTCGGCGCGTTTAGCCCATATCACGCTGCTGGGCGATGCCTTAAAAGAAGCGGCGCCTCAGCAATTGCCCGACACATTGACGCTGCTGCGCTAA
- a CDS encoding DSD1 family PLP-dependent enzyme: MSAEWLTTRDTPFLLIEKSKYLRNIERLYSRVHALGSEVRPHLKTLRSIEAARYLLEQSDSPATVSTLAEAEAFAAAGYTNLLYAVGIAPHKLPRVAALIAKGVNLHILLDSEPQAIAVAEYSRAHNLAFSVFIEVDCDGHRGGLPPHSDELLTLARLIETSGSTLTGLLAHAGESYSCRTDDAILAAARAECTAIKTAGNRLRSQGYACPILSVGATPTAHFADNLTGISEVRAGVFTTFDLVMKNVGVCRLEDIAISVVATVIGHNREKGWVFIDAGWMALSRDRGTAAQSQDYGYGQVCSLNGNPLENLLVTTTNQEHGIITLPEASAFTVDDFPVGSRVRILPNHACATAAMHQHYQVLSEDGEGHEVWQRIVGW, from the coding sequence ATGTCCGCCGAATGGCTCACCACCCGTGATACCCCCTTTTTGCTGATCGAGAAAAGCAAATACCTGCGCAACATTGAGCGGCTCTATTCCCGCGTTCACGCCCTGGGCAGCGAAGTCCGGCCGCATCTGAAAACGCTGCGTTCCATCGAGGCCGCCCGCTACCTGCTTGAACAAAGTGATTCCCCGGCTACGGTTTCCACGCTCGCCGAGGCGGAAGCCTTTGCCGCCGCTGGTTACACCAACCTGCTTTACGCCGTCGGTATCGCGCCCCACAAACTTCCCCGCGTGGCGGCGCTGATAGCTAAAGGCGTGAACCTGCATATCCTGCTCGACAGTGAACCACAGGCTATCGCCGTGGCTGAATACAGCCGGGCGCACAATCTGGCGTTTTCGGTTTTTATTGAAGTGGATTGCGACGGTCACCGGGGCGGTTTGCCGCCGCACAGCGACGAACTTTTGACGCTGGCCCGCCTCATTGAAACAAGCGGCTCGACGTTGACCGGGCTGCTGGCTCACGCCGGGGAATCCTATAGCTGCCGCACGGACGACGCTATTCTCGCGGCCGCCAGAGCCGAATGTACCGCCATTAAAACCGCCGGAAACCGTCTGCGCTCGCAGGGCTATGCTTGCCCCATATTAAGCGTAGGTGCCACGCCGACAGCCCATTTTGCAGACAATCTCACCGGCATCAGCGAAGTCAGAGCCGGGGTGTTTACCACCTTTGACCTGGTGATGAAAAACGTCGGTGTCTGCCGCCTGGAGGATATTGCGATTAGCGTCGTCGCCACGGTGATCGGCCACAACAGGGAGAAAGGCTGGGTATTTATCGATGCCGGGTGGATGGCGCTTTCCCGCGACAGGGGCACTGCGGCGCAAAGTCAGGACTACGGCTACGGCCAGGTGTGCAGCCTGAACGGCAATCCCTTAGAAAACCTGCTGGTCACCACGACCAACCAGGAGCACGGCATCATTACCTTGCCGGAAGCGTCAGCCTTTACCGTCGATGATTTCCCCGTCGGCAGCCGGGTGCGTATTCTGCCCAACCACGCCTGCGCCACCGCCGCCATGCATCAGCACTATCAGGTTCTGAGCGAAGATGGCGAGGGGCACGAGGTCTGGCAACGGATCGTCGGCTGGTAA
- a CDS encoding TetR/AcrR family transcriptional regulator, protein MTKPAPLAANQPKRLRGHLRVAAITEAATRLFGEKGFDAVTMTEIAASSGTAIGSLYRFFPNKESLADALLLEYTREVIDRLEALEASVTGVDIPTAADLFTRFVLSLQSQRTFALRLVEERGEHEAARLQFRDAMRGGFSTALQIVLPGLSPERASLMTIVILQMLKGAAAANLQNDAERKAVLAEAQGLLELYLSTEQAKK, encoded by the coding sequence ATGACGAAACCAGCGCCCTTAGCGGCAAACCAGCCTAAACGCCTGCGCGGCCATCTCCGCGTGGCGGCAATAACCGAAGCGGCCACCCGACTCTTCGGCGAGAAGGGCTTTGACGCCGTGACCATGACCGAGATTGCCGCCAGTTCTGGCACTGCCATTGGCTCACTGTACCGGTTTTTCCCCAACAAAGAGTCGCTGGCCGACGCGCTGCTACTGGAGTACACCCGCGAAGTGATCGACCGGCTGGAAGCGCTGGAGGCAAGCGTTACCGGGGTGGACATCCCCACCGCAGCGGACCTGTTTACTCGTTTTGTGCTTTCGCTACAGTCACAGCGAACCTTTGCCCTGAGGCTGGTGGAGGAGCGTGGCGAGCATGAAGCGGCCCGCCTCCAGTTCAGGGACGCCATGCGCGGTGGGTTTTCCACCGCACTTCAGATAGTGCTCCCTGGTTTATCCCCCGAACGCGCCAGCCTGATGACCATTGTTATCCTGCAAATGCTCAAAGGCGCGGCGGCGGCGAATCTGCAAAATGATGCAGAACGCAAAGCGGTACTCGCTGAAGCACAAGGGCTGCTGGAGCTGTACCTTTCAACAGAACAGGCGAAGAAATAG